From Anaerolineales bacterium, one genomic window encodes:
- the asd gene encoding aspartate-semialdehyde dehydrogenase, whose product MEKIPVSILGATGMVGQRFVSLLDGHPWFRVAALTGSDRSIGKTYGESCRWALAAPMPEYARAMIVQSTEPDAESALAFSALPSDLARKAEPLYARAGKGICSNASAFRMEADVPLLIPDVNPDHTGLIGIQRRNRGWKGFIVTNPNCTSTGLTMALRPILDAFGIRRMFAVSMQAISGAGYPGVASLDILDNVIPYIGGAEEEKVEAEPRKMLGRLAGDAIAPAEFQASAHTNRVAVSDGHTVCVSLELEKQAAPEEVRRAMEAYPFPEAVRGLPSLPDKFIEVRSEPDRPQPRKDRNAGNGMTAVVGRIRPDPVWDVKFVVLSHNTVRGAAGGALLNAELLVAQKYIGA is encoded by the coding sequence ATGGAAAAGATCCCCGTATCGATATTGGGCGCGACCGGAATGGTCGGACAGCGGTTCGTATCGCTGCTCGACGGACATCCGTGGTTTCGAGTGGCGGCGCTGACCGGTTCCGACCGGTCGATCGGGAAGACCTACGGCGAATCCTGCCGCTGGGCGTTGGCCGCGCCGATGCCGGAATACGCCCGGGCGATGATCGTTCAATCGACCGAGCCGGATGCGGAATCCGCGCTGGCCTTTTCGGCCTTGCCGTCGGATCTGGCGCGCAAGGCGGAGCCACTGTATGCCCGCGCGGGAAAGGGCATCTGTTCCAACGCCTCGGCCTTCCGGATGGAAGCGGACGTTCCACTGCTGATCCCGGACGTCAACCCGGACCATACCGGATTGATCGGGATCCAGCGCCGGAACCGCGGTTGGAAGGGCTTCATCGTCACCAACCCCAACTGCACCAGTACCGGGCTGACGATGGCGCTGCGCCCGATCCTGGACGCGTTTGGAATCCGGCGCATGTTCGCGGTTTCGATGCAGGCCATATCCGGAGCCGGCTATCCGGGCGTTGCGTCGCTGGATATTCTCGACAACGTCATCCCGTACATCGGCGGAGCGGAGGAAGAAAAAGTGGAAGCGGAGCCGCGCAAAATGCTCGGGAGGCTGGCGGGGGATGCGATCGCGCCGGCGGAATTCCAGGCTTCCGCGCATACCAACCGGGTGGCGGTGTCCGACGGGCACACCGTGTGCGTCAGCCTGGAATTGGAGAAGCAGGCCGCGCCGGAGGAAGTCCGCAGAGCGATGGAAGCCTATCCGTTCCCGGAGGCCGTCCGCGGACTGCCCAGCCTGCCCGATAAATTCATCGAAGTCCGCAGTGAGCCGGACCGCCCCCAGCCGCGCAAAGACCGAAACGCCGGAAACGGCATGACCGCCGTCGTCGGACGGATCCGGCCGGACCCGGTCTGGGACGTCAAGTTCGTGGTCCTCTCACACAACACCGTCCGCGGGGCGGCGGGCGGCGCCCTGCTGAACGCGGAATTGTTGGTCGCCCAAAAATATATCGGCGCTTGA
- a CDS encoding aspartate kinase, whose translation MAEKMLVMKFGGTSVGSPAALRGMAEIVRNNRKEWPRAVVVVSAMSGVTDLLLAGTSAAVRGDSDLVRHAVGEISQKHSDAIRDGGLAPETGKAIDSSLRELRNLYHAVTALREASPRAMDAIASLGERMSIHIVAGYLDRADVPAVPVEASDFLLTDNKFQNASPMMAEIPSRARPVFEPIFQSAAVPVVTGFIGATDEGVITTLGRGGSDFSAAIVGAALGADEVWIYTDVDGVMTADPRVAPEARSLPSLSYREISEMAYYGAKVVHPKTIRPCIERQIPLWIKNTFHPDHPGTVILANGQATSVVVKAVTAIRNQTMITVQGGGMMGVPGIAARTFAAVARMGVSVTLITQASSEQSICFSVPGHGGKSVQEVLEEEFRREIDRDDIDAVELLENCVIVTVVGAGLRNTPGISGRIFSALGDAKVNVVAIAQGSSECSISLVVDKADEIPAVRAIHALIVAENNAM comes from the coding sequence ATGGCGGAGAAGATGCTGGTGATGAAATTCGGCGGGACCTCGGTGGGAAGCCCTGCGGCGCTGAGGGGGATGGCCGAAATCGTCCGCAACAACCGGAAAGAATGGCCGCGGGCGGTGGTCGTGGTTTCGGCGATGTCGGGGGTGACCGATCTGTTGTTGGCCGGCACGTCGGCGGCGGTCCGCGGCGACTCCGACCTGGTCCGGCACGCCGTGGGCGAAATCTCGCAAAAGCACTCCGACGCGATCCGCGACGGCGGGTTGGCTCCCGAGACCGGCAAGGCGATCGATTCGTCGCTGCGCGAATTGAGGAATTTGTATCACGCCGTCACCGCGCTGCGCGAAGCCTCGCCACGCGCGATGGATGCCATCGCCTCTCTCGGAGAGCGGATGAGCATCCACATCGTCGCGGGGTATCTGGACCGGGCGGACGTTCCGGCCGTACCGGTGGAAGCGTCCGACTTCCTGCTGACCGATAACAAATTCCAGAATGCCTCTCCGATGATGGCCGAAATCCCCTCCCGGGCGCGGCCGGTGTTCGAACCGATCTTCCAAAGCGCGGCGGTCCCGGTCGTCACCGGCTTCATCGGCGCGACGGATGAAGGCGTGATCACCACGCTCGGGCGCGGGGGTTCCGATTTCAGCGCCGCGATCGTCGGGGCGGCGCTCGGCGCCGACGAGGTCTGGATCTACACCGACGTCGACGGGGTGATGACCGCCGATCCGCGCGTCGCGCCGGAAGCCCGCAGCCTGCCGTCGCTTTCCTACCGCGAGATCTCCGAAATGGCGTATTACGGCGCGAAGGTCGTCCATCCGAAAACCATCCGGCCGTGCATCGAGCGGCAGATCCCGTTGTGGATCAAGAACACCTTCCATCCCGATCATCCGGGGACGGTGATCCTGGCCAACGGGCAGGCGACCAGCGTGGTGGTCAAAGCCGTGACCGCAATCCGCAACCAAACGATGATTACGGTCCAGGGGGGCGGAATGATGGGCGTGCCGGGCATCGCCGCGCGGACCTTCGCCGCCGTCGCGCGGATGGGGGTCTCGGTGACGCTGATCACCCAGGCTTCGTCGGAGCAAAGCATTTGCTTCTCCGTCCCCGGCCACGGCGGAAAATCCGTCCAGGAGGTGCTCGAGGAGGAATTCCGCCGCGAGATCGACCGGGACGACATCGACGCCGTCGAGCTGTTGGAGAATTGCGTCATCGTCACGGTGGTGGGAGCGGGCTTGCGGAACACCCCCGGGATCTCCGGAAGAATCTTCAGCGCGCTGGGGGACGCCAAGGTGAACGTCGTCGCGATCGCGCAGGGATCCTCGGAATGTTCGATCAGCCTGGTGGTGGACAAGGCGGATGAGATCCCCGCCGTGCGGGCGATCCATGCCTTGATCGTGGCGGAGAACAACGCGATGTAA
- a CDS encoding Crp/Fnr family transcriptional regulator — protein sequence MATEPVTAGMLCSLPIFSDLDDQHVGVIAGVSTIRPMQDDEVVFREGDPRDCLYIVLEGRVALEMNVPGRGRLRILTVEPQEVLGWSGVAEAAPRRTMTARAVADGKLLAIDSGKLRAACEADPALGYAVMHHVVNVIAGRLLATRLQLLDMFSNPSSEAPHG from the coding sequence ATGGCCACTGAACCGGTTACCGCAGGCATGCTGTGCTCGTTGCCGATTTTTTCCGACCTCGACGACCAACACGTCGGGGTGATCGCCGGCGTATCCACAATCCGCCCGATGCAGGACGATGAAGTAGTTTTCCGCGAAGGCGATCCACGGGATTGCCTCTACATCGTTTTGGAGGGACGGGTGGCTCTGGAGATGAACGTCCCCGGGCGCGGACGGCTGCGGATCCTCACCGTCGAGCCGCAGGAGGTCCTGGGCTGGTCAGGCGTGGCGGAGGCGGCTCCCAGACGCACAATGACCGCCCGGGCGGTCGCCGACGGGAAGCTGCTCGCCATCGACTCCGGAAAACTCCGCGCGGCGTGCGAAGCCGATCCCGCGCTGGGTTACGCCGTGATGCACCACGTCGTCAACGTGATTGCCGGACGCCTGCTGGCCACCCGGCTGCAACTGCTGGATATGTTCTCCAACCCGTCTTCGGAGGCGCCTCATGGCTGA
- a CDS encoding 4Fe-4S dicluster domain-containing protein, with translation MADIPLSVGTTVALPKDQLDPLLSRLRDKGYRTIGPRIRDDAVVYEPIEGLADLPRGLTSVQEAGRYRIVASGNQRYFDITPGAQSWKQFFFPPRVSLLEFQKNGGWKKHSATESAPRLALVGVRPCELAAIEIQDRAFLREDFTDPIYRDRRKNAFLVAVNCLHPCGTCFCASMGTGPKASGGFDLCLTELDEVFLVEIGTDAGLEMLKGLPLKAADKADVQKAEAGLASAKERMGRTLEIGDLPDLLLKNLEHPEWQAVAARCMSCSSCTLVCPTCFCWDTQDRTSLDGAHTERQRVWDSCFNPGYSHQAGGNTRPTTRSRYRQWLTHKFGSWKEQYGVLGCVGCGRCITWCPVKIDVTEEIAALRKEEVRS, from the coding sequence ATGGCTGATATTCCGCTGAGTGTGGGCACGACCGTAGCCTTGCCCAAGGACCAGTTGGATCCGCTTCTCTCCCGGCTGCGCGACAAGGGTTACCGGACAATCGGGCCGCGGATTCGTGATGACGCGGTGGTCTACGAGCCGATCGAAGGGCTGGCGGATCTTCCCCGGGGCTTGACCAGCGTCCAGGAGGCCGGCCGCTACCGGATCGTGGCCAGCGGCAACCAGCGCTATTTCGACATCACCCCCGGCGCGCAGTCCTGGAAGCAGTTCTTTTTCCCGCCGCGCGTATCCCTCCTGGAGTTCCAGAAGAACGGCGGGTGGAAGAAACACAGCGCCACGGAATCCGCTCCGCGTCTGGCATTGGTCGGAGTCCGCCCCTGCGAACTGGCGGCGATCGAGATCCAGGACCGCGCCTTCCTGCGCGAGGATTTCACCGATCCGATCTACCGCGACCGGCGCAAGAACGCGTTCCTCGTCGCCGTAAACTGCCTTCATCCTTGCGGCACTTGCTTCTGCGCCTCGATGGGGACCGGCCCAAAGGCCTCCGGCGGCTTCGACCTGTGCCTGACCGAACTCGACGAGGTCTTCCTGGTCGAGATTGGCACCGACGCCGGACTTGAGATGCTCAAGGGCCTGCCGCTCAAAGCCGCCGACAAGGCCGATGTCCAGAAGGCCGAGGCAGGATTGGCCTCCGCCAAGGAACGGATGGGCCGCACCCTCGAGATCGGCGACCTTCCGGACCTGCTGCTGAAAAACCTGGAGCATCCGGAGTGGCAGGCGGTCGCCGCGCGCTGCATGTCCTGCTCCTCGTGCACCCTCGTCTGCCCCACCTGCTTCTGCTGGGACACCCAGGACCGCACCAGCCTGGACGGCGCCCACACCGAGCGCCAACGGGTGTGGGATTCATGCTTCAACCCCGGTTATTCCCACCAAGCCGGCGGCAACACCCGCCCCACCACGCGCTCCCGCTACCGCCAATGGCTGACCCACAAGTTCGGGTCGTGGAAGGAACAATACGGAGTCCTGGGCTGCGTCGGTTGCGGCCGCTGCATCACTTGGTGCCCGGTGAAAATCGACGTGACCGAAGAGATCGCCGCACTGCGCAAGGAGGAGGTGCGTTCATGA
- a CDS encoding FAD/NAD(P)-binding protein, which produces MTTLAASKRPAAVSSEELLNPCWAEVTDLREEIDSTFTVWLKFKDPALQKGYAFEPGQFNMLYLPGYGEAAISICSDPEKRDAIGHTVRAVGNVTRAIGRMKKGDEIGLRGPFGTHWPIEQLEGRDILLAAGGIGLPPLRPAVYHILHNRAKYGKVILLYGARSPSDLLYTNEFEAWRKSDIDVQVTVDRADDTWKGQVGVVPLLFYRFRLDPAKTAVMTCGPEIMIRFVVFEALARRIPADRIYVSLERNMKCGQGFCGHCQLGPFFVCKDGPVFPYSVIEPYFGVEEF; this is translated from the coding sequence ATGACCACCCTGGCAGCATCCAAACGGCCGGCCGCCGTCTCGTCCGAGGAATTGCTCAATCCCTGCTGGGCAGAAGTGACCGACCTCCGCGAAGAGATCGATAGCACTTTCACCGTCTGGCTAAAATTCAAAGACCCCGCCTTGCAAAAAGGGTATGCCTTCGAACCGGGTCAGTTCAACATGCTCTACCTGCCGGGGTACGGCGAAGCCGCGATCTCGATCTGCTCCGACCCCGAAAAACGCGATGCCATCGGCCATACCGTGCGGGCCGTCGGAAACGTCACCCGCGCGATCGGCCGCATGAAAAAGGGCGACGAGATCGGATTGCGCGGCCCGTTCGGCACCCATTGGCCGATCGAGCAGCTCGAAGGCCGGGATATCCTGCTCGCCGCCGGCGGGATCGGACTGCCGCCGCTGCGCCCGGCGGTCTACCACATCCTCCACAACCGGGCCAAGTACGGCAAGGTGATCCTGCTCTACGGCGCCCGCAGCCCCTCCGACCTGCTCTACACAAACGAATTCGAAGCCTGGCGCAAAAGCGATATCGACGTACAGGTCACCGTCGACCGCGCCGACGACACCTGGAAAGGCCAGGTGGGTGTAGTCCCGCTGCTCTTCTACCGCTTCCGGCTGGATCCGGCCAAGACCGCGGTGATGACCTGCGGACCGGAGATCATGATCCGCTTCGTGGTCTTCGAAGCCCTGGCCCGCCGGATCCCTGCGGACCGGATCTACGTGTCGCTGGAACGGAACATGAAGTGCGGCCAGGGGTTCTGCGGACACTGCCAGCTGGGGCCGTTCTTCGTCTGCAAAGACGGTCCGGTGTTTCCGTATTCCGTCATCGAGCCCTACTTCGGCGTGGAGGAATTCTGA
- a CDS encoding Ni/Fe hydrogenase subunit alpha, giving the protein MSATKSTEIRSIEVPALARVEGEGGLYIGVKGGKINQIKVNIYEPPRFFEGFLRGRSLYEVPDITARICGICPVAYQMSSVNALEAAQGVKITPPIRALRRLLYCAEYIESHALHIYLLQAPDLLGQESAISLAEVAPEVVTKALRMKKVGNALLRVIGGRSVHPVSTTVGGFYRWPEKAALEALLPELEWSAQAAVDEVRWAAGLAYPEFEVDAEYVATRHPDEYGVLEGRVVSSTGLDIPPSEFDRHYLEEHVAHCNSLHSHTQAGNSYMVGPLARFNLNHGQLGKTSQSLIKELKIQFPIRNPFKALLARSFELVDAYEDAVRLIREYRPEGPSRILFDPKPGEGSGVSEAPRGLLFHKYTVGAGGLIEKARIVPPTSQNYARMEADLWKFAPTVIAKPHEEATLACEHLIRSYDPCISCSVHFVRWVNEDTV; this is encoded by the coding sequence ATGAGCGCGACCAAATCCACGGAAATCCGCTCGATCGAAGTGCCCGCCCTGGCCCGCGTGGAAGGCGAAGGCGGCCTGTACATCGGCGTGAAGGGCGGGAAGATCAACCAGATCAAGGTCAACATCTACGAGCCGCCGCGGTTCTTCGAAGGCTTCCTGCGCGGCCGATCGCTGTACGAAGTGCCCGACATCACCGCGCGGATCTGCGGGATCTGCCCGGTGGCGTACCAGATGAGCTCGGTCAACGCGCTGGAAGCCGCGCAGGGCGTGAAGATCACGCCGCCGATCCGCGCATTGCGCCGGCTGCTCTACTGCGCCGAATATATCGAAAGCCACGCCCTGCACATCTACCTGCTGCAGGCGCCGGACCTGCTCGGACAGGAAAGCGCGATCAGCCTGGCCGAGGTGGCGCCGGAAGTCGTAACCAAGGCACTGCGGATGAAGAAAGTCGGCAATGCGCTCCTGCGGGTCATCGGCGGACGCTCGGTGCACCCGGTCTCCACGACCGTTGGAGGCTTCTACCGCTGGCCGGAGAAAGCGGCCCTCGAGGCGCTGCTGCCGGAGCTGGAATGGTCGGCTCAAGCCGCGGTCGACGAGGTCCGTTGGGCCGCCGGCCTGGCGTATCCCGAGTTCGAGGTCGACGCGGAGTACGTCGCCACCCGCCACCCGGACGAGTACGGGGTGCTGGAGGGGCGCGTGGTTTCCTCCACCGGCCTCGATATCCCGCCCTCGGAATTCGACCGGCATTACCTGGAGGAGCATGTCGCCCACTGCAATTCGCTTCACAGCCACACCCAAGCCGGCAACAGCTACATGGTCGGACCGCTCGCGCGCTTCAACCTGAACCACGGCCAATTGGGTAAGACTTCCCAATCCCTGATCAAGGAATTAAAAATCCAATTCCCGATCCGGAACCCTTTTAAGGCGCTCCTGGCCCGTTCATTCGAGTTGGTCGACGCCTACGAAGACGCGGTCCGCCTGATCCGGGAATACCGCCCCGAGGGTCCCAGCCGGATCCTGTTCGATCCGAAGCCGGGCGAGGGGAGCGGCGTTTCCGAAGCGCCGCGCGGCCTGTTGTTCCACAAGTACACCGTCGGCGCCGGCGGGCTGATCGAAAAGGCGCGCATCGTTCCGCCCACCTCCCAGAACTACGCTCGGATGGAGGCGGACCTGTGGAAATTCGCGCCCACCGTGATCGCCAAACCGCACGAGGAAGCGACGTTGGCCTGCGAGCACCTGATCCGCTCCTACGATCCGTGCATTTCCTGCTCGGTCCACTTCGTCCGCTGGGTGAACGAGGACACCGTGTAG
- a CDS encoding vitamin K epoxide reductase family protein: MFRRAGILLALGVFPLLRASPVRTETASVKAVLFYNPGCGTCKTLLNEVLPPLIKQYGTSLLVFTVDVTTPAGGELYFTALESLSVPPNLRAVPILFVDDAYLVGVSAIESDFPGWIESKLALGGNRWPSVPGLEDALKAAGFYLAPPSPWERFFSDQPANSLAAAVFAFLILSLIFSIATVFRPAPGSLQSAPAWLLPAILSAGTAIAAYLTYAERMPSQLYCEAIGNCGAVHASRYSRLLGFLSVGEFGLLGYFLTGLAWFFHRMANGGWKAAAAAAMFGLALFAAVFSAYLTFLEPFVIGATCLWCLGSAVAIGLTLPLTALAFRRILGSRASPRTGSASAG, encoded by the coding sequence ATGTTCCGCCGCGCCGGCATTCTGCTCGCCTTGGGGGTGTTTCCGCTCCTGCGGGCATCTCCGGTCCGGACCGAGACCGCGTCGGTGAAGGCCGTCTTGTTCTACAATCCCGGATGCGGCACCTGCAAAACGTTGTTGAACGAGGTTCTGCCTCCGCTGATCAAGCAGTACGGAACCAGCCTGCTGGTCTTCACCGTCGATGTCACCACCCCCGCGGGCGGCGAATTGTATTTCACCGCCCTCGAATCCCTTTCCGTCCCGCCAAACCTGCGGGCCGTCCCGATCCTGTTCGTGGACGACGCCTATCTGGTCGGCGTGTCCGCGATCGAATCCGACTTTCCCGGATGGATCGAATCCAAGCTTGCCTTGGGAGGCAACCGCTGGCCTTCCGTTCCAGGATTGGAGGACGCCCTCAAGGCGGCCGGCTTCTATCTCGCCCCGCCGTCTCCTTGGGAGAGGTTCTTTTCCGATCAACCGGCGAACTCCTTGGCCGCGGCGGTGTTTGCGTTTCTGATCCTCTCCCTGATCTTTTCCATCGCGACCGTCTTCCGGCCGGCGCCGGGTTCCCTGCAATCGGCGCCGGCCTGGCTCCTGCCCGCCATCCTTTCCGCCGGGACGGCCATCGCGGCCTATCTGACCTACGCCGAACGCATGCCGTCGCAACTCTACTGCGAAGCGATCGGCAATTGCGGAGCGGTCCACGCAAGCCGCTATTCCAGATTGCTCGGTTTTTTATCGGTCGGTGAATTCGGCCTGCTCGGGTATTTCCTGACCGGCCTGGCTTGGTTTTTCCACCGGATGGCAAACGGCGGCTGGAAGGCCGCGGCCGCCGCCGCCATGTTCGGGTTGGCCCTGTTTGCGGCGGTTTTTTCCGCCTACCTGACTTTCCTGGAACCCTTCGTCATCGGCGCCACCTGCCTGTGGTGCCTGGGTTCGGCCGTCGCCATCGGGCTGACGCTTCCGCTGACCGCGCTCGCGTTCCGCAGGATCCTGGGCTCGCGTGCTTCGCCCCGCACCGGATCCGCCTCCGCCGGATGA
- a CDS encoding hydrogenase maturation protease: MNVVLIGIGQYLRGDDGAGPEAVRRWSAEFPAAAQDPRLQILLLETPGLGLLPDLESADAAVLVDAVAAGLPPGSVRVFDPIPEAGLTPAEKTAHGFGVAEAVSVARRTGLQLPPRLVLIGIEGEKYELGTGLSHSVSTSLSWAVRTIQSTILELLSAKNTNGA; the protein is encoded by the coding sequence ATGAACGTCGTCTTGATCGGGATCGGCCAATACTTGCGCGGCGACGACGGCGCCGGTCCGGAAGCCGTCCGCCGCTGGTCGGCAGAATTCCCCGCCGCCGCGCAGGATCCCCGCCTGCAAATCCTTCTATTAGAGACACCCGGCCTTGGCCTACTGCCCGATTTAGAATCCGCGGACGCCGCCGTTTTGGTGGATGCGGTGGCCGCCGGCCTGCCTCCCGGTTCGGTACGGGTTTTCGATCCGATCCCGGAGGCCGGGCTGACGCCCGCGGAAAAAACCGCCCACGGCTTCGGCGTGGCGGAAGCCGTTTCGGTCGCCCGCCGAACGGGATTACAACTCCCGCCGCGTCTGGTGCTGATCGGCATCGAAGGGGAGAAGTATGAATTGGGGACAGGATTAAGCCATTCGGTCAGCACATCGCTTTCGTGGGCGGTGCGGACGATCCAAAGCACAATCCTGGAGTTGCTCTCCGCGAAGAACACGAACGGGGCTTGA